A portion of the Mytilus galloprovincialis chromosome 12, xbMytGall1.hap1.1, whole genome shotgun sequence genome contains these proteins:
- the LOC143053605 gene encoding neo-calmodulin-like isoform X2 — protein MSRKTTDLDKEIDELFKVFDKNGDKSITASELGAAMRFLNLNPTKKEIADTMKLLDVNNDNKIQKDEFRKFLKNYLKENPEVMTQEESIRAAFKVFDRDGNGYIDGKELKVAMTKLGEALTDKELGEMMRDADANGDGKIDYNEFVKIWTETEKAK, from the exons ATG agtCGGAAAACAACTGATTTAGACAAAG aaattgaCGAGCTTTTCAAAGTATTTGATAAAAATGGAGACAAAAGTATAACAGCTTCAGAATTAGGAGCTGCTATgaggtttttaaatttaaatccaACTAAAAAAGAAATTGCAGACACTATGAAGTTACTTGATGTTAATA ACGATAACAAAATACAAAAGGACGAATTCCGcaagtttttgaaaaattatttaaaggagAACCCGGAAGTGATGACACAGGAGGAATCGATAAGAGCAGCATTTAAAGTCTTTGACAGAGACGGTAATGGCTATATAGATGGTAAAGAATTAAAAGTAGCCATGACAAAATTAGGAGAAGCCTTAACAGACAAAGAGCTTGGAGAAATGATGCGAGATGCTGATGCGAACGGCGACGGTAAAATAGATTATAACG aatTTGTAAAGATTTGGACCGAAACGGAGAAAGCAAAGTAA
- the LOC143053605 gene encoding neo-calmodulin-like isoform X1: MSSKTTKSTKTKQSRKTTDLDKEIDELFKVFDKNGDKSITASELGAAMRFLNLNPTKKEIADTMKLLDVNNDNKIQKDEFRKFLKNYLKENPEVMTQEESIRAAFKVFDRDGNGYIDGKELKVAMTKLGEALTDKELGEMMRDADANGDGKIDYNEFVKIWTETEKAK; the protein is encoded by the exons agtCGGAAAACAACTGATTTAGACAAAG aaattgaCGAGCTTTTCAAAGTATTTGATAAAAATGGAGACAAAAGTATAACAGCTTCAGAATTAGGAGCTGCTATgaggtttttaaatttaaatccaACTAAAAAAGAAATTGCAGACACTATGAAGTTACTTGATGTTAATA ACGATAACAAAATACAAAAGGACGAATTCCGcaagtttttgaaaaattatttaaaggagAACCCGGAAGTGATGACACAGGAGGAATCGATAAGAGCAGCATTTAAAGTCTTTGACAGAGACGGTAATGGCTATATAGATGGTAAAGAATTAAAAGTAGCCATGACAAAATTAGGAGAAGCCTTAACAGACAAAGAGCTTGGAGAAATGATGCGAGATGCTGATGCGAACGGCGACGGTAAAATAGATTATAACG aatTTGTAAAGATTTGGACCGAAACGGAGAAAGCAAAGTAA
- the LOC143053606 gene encoding neuroligin-4, Y-linked-like translates to MVMVNFLVLFGLTQIISGISSATIGTTYINEAYTAVNTSVGTINGFIEITRSTNGQPRGALKFLGIPYAVPPVGDLRFRKPRPATNFKQPFNATKFGPGCLQNKFLMSLWLPGRDFLSEDCLTLNIFAPIHSNGPRLPVMLWIHGGAYQIGQSSIYSAENLASYGQVIVVTINYRLGPFGFLATKDPDSLGNLGLWDQQLAIKWIHENIEYFHGDSSRITLFGESAGGGSTVYQAMYSGNKGLFARTISESGVAMSAWGYNTRDKMLDFTKRMAQNLKCPTANDRDMLTCMRNVPAQDIVDKSRVGTESENLFRPEFVPAPDDEFIKQYAPDIFTKSCLINDQTGSVFDNIDMAFVALTGDGTAVTGSTMLPYVKKHISKIISPDDVMEKFVIPNILSDRFNITSPELAKIMNFLYSDWTKTLGNNSYQTKLLNLDTDYSFYIPIINTATAHAQREKGKKKTYLLGFEKHSSFTLPLEYKPPNLHADEIPYFFGFPDSMMKPFAMSRTNITAEEIQLSEKLMLYISNFAYSGDPNLPKSPDVKWLPYNVEDEHYLRVGETIETDSHMLPTRTAFWTKYIPDYLKMTKTCTISQGVLPNFGPSNVFG, encoded by the exons ATGGTTATGGTCAACTTTTTAGTATTGTTTGGTTTAACACAAATTATTTCAGGAATTTCAAGTGCAACTATAGGAACTACTTATATAAATGAGGCATATACTGCAGTAAATACAAGTGTTGGGACTATAAACGGTTTTATTGAAATAACAAGATCTACCAATGGTCAACCGAGAGGTGCATTAAAATTTCTAGGAATACCCTATGCAGTTCCTCCTGTTGGGGATTTACGTTTTAGGAAACCCAGACCAGCTACAAATTTTAAACAACCTTTTAATGCTACGAAGTTTGGACCtggatgtttacaaaataaattccTTATGTCACTATGGTTACCGGGTAGAGATTTTCTTTCTGAGGATTGTTTGACCTTGAACATATTTGCTCCTATTCATTCGAATGGTCCTAGATTACCAGTAATGTTATGGATTCATGGAGGAGCCTACCAGATTGGACAATCTAGTATTTATTCTGCCGAAAATTTGGCTAGTTACGGTCAGGTTATTGTG GTAACGATTAACTATCGACTTGGTCCATTTGGATTTTTAGCTACAAAGGACCCTGACTCGCTGGGAAATTTAGGTTTATGGGATCAACAACTTGCCATTAAATGGATACAcgaaaatattgaatatttccaTGGTGATTCGAGTAGAATAACACTGTTTGGCGAATCTGCTGGAGGCGGAAGTACCGTTTATCAAGCAATGTATTCTGGTAACAAGGGTCTATTTGCACGAACAATTTCCGAGAGTGGAGTAGCCATGTCTGCATGGGGTTATAATACACGCGACAAGATGCTTGATTTCACGAAAAGAATGGCACAGAACTTAAAATGTCCTACGGCTAACGATCGTGACATGTTAACCTGCATGCGAAACGTTCCAGCTCAGGACATTGTTGATAAATCCAGAGTAGGGACGGAATCCGAAAATCTATTTCGACCTGAGTTTGTTCCTGCCCCTGATGATGAATTTATTAAACAATACGCTCCTGATATTTTTACGAAGTCTTGTTTGATCAATGACCAAACCGGAAGTGTTTTCGACAATATTGACATGGCATTTGTTGCATTGACCGGTGACGGAACTGCCGTTACTGGTTCAACGATGTTGCCCTATGTTAAAAAGCACATATCGAAGATTATATCTCCCGATGACGTCATGGAGAAATTTGTTATTCCGAATATTCTATCGGATAGATTTAATATTACTTCCCCGGAACTTGCTAAAATAATGAATTTCTTGTACAGTGACTGGACCAAAACATTAGGAAATAATTCATatcaaacaaaacttttaaatttggATACAGATTACAGCTTTTATATTCCAATAATAAATACCGCTACTGCGCATGCACAGAGAGAAAAGGGGAAGAAGAAGACATATTTGTTAGGGTTTGAAAAACACTCTTCATTTACTCTTCCATTAGAGTATAAACCACCTAACCTTCATGCAGATGAAATTCCATACTTCTTTGGTTTTCCTGATAGTATGATGAAGCCATTCGCAATGTCAAGGACAAATATTACAGCTGAAGAAATTCAACTGTCTGAAAAACTCATGTTATATATTTCGAATTTTGCTTATTCTGG TGACCCTAATCTACCAAAATCACCAGATGTGAAGTGGTTACCCTACAACGTCGAAGATGAACACTACCTACGTGTTGGTGAAACGATTGAAACCGATTCACACATGCTTCCTACGCGGACTGCTTTCTGGACAAAATACATACCGGACTatctaaaaatgacaaaaacttgTACTATTAGCCAAGGAGTATTACCTAACTTTGGACCGTCAAACGTATTTGGTTAA